Below is a genomic region from Leptospira yasudae.
AGAAAGTCCGACTGAAATACAAAGACGGGAAACTTTACCCGGAACGATAAAAGGAATTTTCATGGCGAGAGTAGAATTCGATTCATTGTATATTGAGACTACAAAAACGAGTCTCCCCAATAAGGAGGTCCAACTCGTCGTGTTCAACGGCAAGGTGACGAACTCCAATTCGTTCGAGATTTCCCGTAAAATTCATTTTATTTTCGAGGAAGAAGTTTACAACATCATCCTCGATCTTTCGGCGCTCGAATACATCAACAGCGTCGGCGTGGCTACGATTCTTACCTTGATCAAAACCGTGGATCAGCATTCCGGCAAGATCGTGATCGGGGGATTGAATCACTTTTTGGAAAACGTGATTCGTTTGATGGAACTGCCTAAGAAGGTGGAGATCTATCACTCCGTGGACGAAGCTAAAAAAGCCTTCGCGTAGATTCTTTCTTCCAAAAGATCCAATAAAGTCTTTAAACCCCATCCCCTATATGCGGATACGAGAACCGTATCCGAGTACAGATCGATTCCCAGATCCTCTTTTAAATCGGCGATCGCTTCCAAGCCCGGTCCGTGATTGATCGAAGGACGGGAGGATTTTTTGTATCCGTTCGAATCTTCGTTTGCCCCGGCCCAAGTCTTGAACTTTTCGAGGTTATCGATCTTGTTGAAAACCTGAATCATCGGTATATGAGAAAGTTCTAATTCTTCCAGAATCTTTTCCACGGCTTCCATCTGAAGTTTGTAATCCGGATTGGAAACGTCGACGACGTGAATCAAAAGATCGGAATCGCCCAATTCCTCCAAGGTCGCTTTGAACGCGTTGGAAAGTTCGGGAGGAAGATCGTGGATGAATCCCACCGTGTCGGAAATGATGATTTCTCTTTCTTCCGGAAAACGGATTCTTCTCGTAGTCGGATCGAGAGTCGCGAACAACTTGTTTTCGGAAAGGACTTCGCTGTTGGTCAACGCGTTTAACAAAGTGGATTTTCCCGCGTTCGTATATCCCACGATGCCAACGACCGGAAGTTCGTTTTTCTTTCTTTGTCTCCGATTGATCTCCCTTCTTTTTTTAAGGGATTTGAGTTCCACTTCGAGTCTTGTGATCCGTTCCTCGACTCTCCGTTTTCCGATCTCGAGTTTCGTTTCCCCCGGCCCTCGTCCTCCGATTCCCCCGGTCAAGCGCGACATGTTGTCGTCCAACTCCGTTAGACGTCCTTTGAGATATTTCAACTGAGCCAATTCGACCTGCAGTTTACCGTCTCGGCTCTTCGCGTTTCTCGCAAAGATATCGAGAATCAACTGAGTGCGATCGATGACCTTGATGTCTGCGATGTCCGAAATCTTCTTCGCTTGGGAAGGAGTAAGTTCCAGATCGAACACGAGAAGTTCCACGTGTTTCTGAATCGCCTTCAGGATGATCTCTTCGAGTTTTCCCTTTCCGAGAACCGTGGAAGGATCGAGACGATTCTTTCTCTGCATAAACGTATCCACAACGTGAACCTCCGCGGTTCTACAGAGTTCCTTTAATTCTTCCATGGATAAGGACGGATGTCGGCCGGTCGTTCTTTCGGGATATACGCCGACCAAGAAGGCCCGGTTCTCTTTTTGCGCGTCCTTCAGATTTCTTCTCGAACGAGACAGCATGGACTCGATGTCCAGGATTTCTTCGATGATTCCTTCCTTGAGCTGACCCGGATATTGTTTGGGGAGAACGGTCCAAAGTTCGTCTTCCGATTCCGGATTTACGTGCGCCGAGTAATACCCGTTCGGATTTCCGGAAGAATCCATTACGATCGCGGTGATATAGTCCAAACGTAGCAAGGCCAAGTCGGTCAAATCTTCCTGGTTCAAAGATTCTCCCTTTAAATGCGTGTGAACGAGCCTTAGGCCGCGCAGCCTGGCTTCCGACGTACGAAGGCGGTCCAAAAACGGGATCTCGATGGAATTGTCGGATCCGACTAACACATGAGTAACGTAACCCGATCGATCGATTAGGATTCCGATTTGTTTGCTGATTTCTAAGGATAATTCGCAGAGAGTGCGTGAAATTTCTTGACTAACGATTACATCTTCCCGGATTCTTTTTTCGGAAATTTTTTTCAGTCTTTGGATTTGATTGGATTTGAGACCGTTGAGGTTGCCGCTGAGCTTGCTAATAAAGAATATTCTCCTTTTAGCTAAAACGTAGCAGGTTTGAAGGTTTCCGTCAAGCATTCATGTTCTCGGAAATCATGCTTGTCACGGAAAAAAGCGTGAAAAAGCTGAAAAATCGACCGAACTTATGAATAGACCCTTAAGAAAAATTTTTACCGTTTAAAGGCTGCCCATGTCCTCATTTTTTAAAATTCGAAACGTATCGTTTTACGTTGTCCTTCTTTCTTCATTGAGTCTTTCCGGTCTGAAAGCGGAATCGATTTCAATTTCGAAACAAAACGGCGGGCTTGCGAAACAAGTCGACGCTCCTGACGACTCCGCGGAAACTCCTGGTTCGGGAGAATCTTCGACGGACGGAAATTCTTCCGGCGGTTTGAACGTGGACGATCCGCGAAATCTTACGGAGGAATCGGACGGAATTTCTTCGTATGAAAAAAGAAAACGAAAGGATCTCACTCCGAAAGAAAGACAAGAGATCGATTACGATCTTTCCCTCAAAAAAGGAATTCTGACCGTCTTCCGCGCGGAAGCGGAAAAACGTTATAAGGTTTTGGATCGGATCGCGCTCACTCATTCGATTCCGAGAGTGCGCGCCGCCGCCGTTTTAGCCATCGGTAGAATGGGAAAAGGCGGAGTAAGGACACTGCATCACGTCATCGAACGGGACGGAGAAGCGGTGAGACAGGCCGCCTACAAGGCGTTAGCCGATATCGGTTCCCCCTCTTCCTTGGATTATTTTTTCAGAGGAATCAAGTCGAACGATCCGGATATTCAGTTTTCCTCCTGGAGAGGAATGGGTAAAACCAAGGATCCTTCCGCTCGAGATATTTTGATCCGTCAGGGAATCCGTTCTTCCAGAACCGAAATCGTCAAGGCCTCCATCTTGGGTTTGGCCGCGTTTCAGGTAAACGACGACCTCAAACTATTCAAAACCTATTTGGAATCGGAAGATCCCGAACTTCAAAAGACCGCGATCGAAGCGTTGGGAATTCATAGAACCCGCGCTTCGCTTAGAATTTTGGAACAAACCCTCGAAACAAAACCGGAACTCGTGCGAAACATCATCGAGGCGATCGGCCAGAACACGAGTCTTTACGGAACCTATTCGTTTATTAGAATATTAGAAAGTTCCACTTCGGACGAATTGACTCAAAGGGTTTTGGCGCAGCTTTATCTGAGAAAGGCGTTTTATCAATTCGGAACGATTCAAGTCGAAGGAGGTTCTTCCCAAGAGAATCCTTATCCTACTTCGCGCAAGATGCGGAACCTAACCGTGGGAGAAGTCGGTAAGATTTTGAAGAAGAGCGATCGTCGTTTTATCCAAAAGGTCGGCGATAAATACGTGGAAGATCATTATTACCTTCTTCTTTTGGAATCCAAAAATCCGGAAAGTTATTATGAAACCTTTCAATCCTGGGTGTTCGGTCCGTATTTGAAAATCAGAACGATCATTGCTCCTCCGAAAGAGAAAAAGAAAGGCAAAGGCAAATATCGGAGAAAGGAGAACAAGTTCACTCCCGCTTCGGAGATGGAAGAGACCGACCCTGCCGCCAATCCGTCCGAAACGGAAAATCAACCTTCCAACGAAGGCGGACAAACTCCGGAGAATTGAGTTTAGAACGTTTTCTTAAAGAACGGATTCGAAGTTCGTTTTTCTTTTTAACGCGGTAGGAAGGAACACGACCGTTCCTTCCTTGAGCGGAACCTTAGGAACCATCCAACCGATTCCAGCAAACCAAGGAAGAATCGAAGCCGAAAAAAACATCACGCCGGGAAAATCGAAACCGGTGGTCGCGATGATTTTGTTTCCCTGATATCCGTCCTTGTGAATCCTGCGGATCATCCAAAGACCGGAAGTTTGCGTTTCCATCGTGATGTCCGTCACGATCGTATGAAATCGGTTCTTATCCTTGGAATAAATCTCCCAACCTTGGGCCGCGTCGATCGCGCGCACGGTTTCAAATCCTTTTTTTTCAAACCATACCTTGAGGTTGTTCGCGTAGCGGTCGTTGTCGTCCACGATCAAGACGCTTTTTTTCATGGTAATACTCCGTTATTAGCCGCAAATTGATTGTCCGAAAGTTTTCGGTAGATTCCGTTTTGCTCATATAAGGAATTGTGATTTCCCTCTTCCACGATCTTGCCGTTGTCCATGACGATGATCCGGGGAATGTCCTTGATCGTGGAAAGTCTATGAGCGATTACGAATGTAGTTCTGTTGGCGTACAATCTTCGGAGAGCGTCGCTGACGAGTCTTTCCGATTCCACGTCGAGAGCGGAAGTCGCTTCGTCCAAGATCATGATTTCCGGGTCGCGCAACAAAGCGCGCGCGATCACGAGACGTTGTCTTTGTCCGCCGGAAAGATTCAAACCCCGAACTCCGAGAATACTGTCGTATCCTTTGTCCATCTGTTTGATAAAGTCGTGCGCGTGCGCAAGCCTGGCCGCGCGGATCACGTCCTTGCGGGTCGCCCCCGGTTTTCCATAGGCGATATTATCCGCAACCGTTCCGTGAAAGAGAAAAATATCCTGAGTTACGATTCCTATCTTTTTGCGAAGATCGCCGAGGCTGATGTCGCGCACATCGACTCCGTCAAACTCGATCGAACCGGAGGTCGGATCGAAAAACCGCGGAAGCAAGTCCATGAGCGTGGACTTGCCGCAACCGCTGGCGCCGATCAACGCAATCGTTTCACCCTTTTTCACTTTCAGATTGATGTCTTTTAAAACGGCCGCATTGGTTCCCGGATACGAGAAAAATAAATTCTTAAATTCGATGCTCTGCGACAAGGGAGAAGCCGCGACTTTGCTTTCTTCGCTGTGATCTTCCGTTTCCAAATCGATGATTTCGAAAATTCTTTTCCCGGAAGCGATGGACTGCGTGATCTTTCCGACCATCTGGGAAAGCTGCGTAAGAGGTCTGAGCAGAAAGAGAAGCGTCAACAAGAAGGCCATGAATTCCCCTTGCGTGAATCTTCCGTTGTAGATCAAACTCGCGCCCGCGGCAAAAAAACCGAGAACCACGATCGAAGAAGTCAACTCGACGAGAGAAGGAGCGATCTGAAGATAAAACTGCCCTTTGAAGTTTCTTCGGTAGACGTTGTGATTGATCTTACCGAACTTTTCCTGTTCGTACGTTTCCGAGTTAAAAACGCGGATCACCTTGATTCCGGAAATCATCTCTTGGATGTTCGCGTTGAGATCGGCCATCTTCTCCTGGGATCTCGCGGTGGACTTGGTGATCTTTCTCGTAAACAACGTCACGGGAAGAATGATGACCGGAACCGTGAGGCATGCGATCAACAGAAGTTCCGTATTCAAATATAATAATACCATCAAGTGCGTAACGACGTAAAAGAAGTTGATCGTAGCGTCCCGAAAGTTGCTGGAAATCACCGCTGCCACGACTTCGACGTCGTTGATGATTCTACTCATCATCAAACCGGTCTTCTCCTTAAAGAAATACGTCAAAGGAAGAAGCTGATTCTTTTCGAAAAGTTCCTGCCGAATGTCGCGCACTGCTTTGTAACCTGCGGTCGCGATGCAGAAAACGGATAATAAATACGTAATCAATTTGAGAAGATACAAAGGCATCACGATGATGCAGATCGCCCAAACGACTTCTTTCGGTTCGAGACCTTTGGTTCTTCCGTTGACCCATTCCTTCGCGTCGATCAAAAGAAGTTTGGTTCGTTCGAGACCGTCCAAGGATTCTTCCCCGAATACTTTTTGTTTCAGGAGAATTCTCTGTTCGGGCAGGGTCATCTGCAGTTGAAAGCGTGTTTGTTTGTCGTTGCCGAGAGAATCGAATAAGGGGATCAGAGCCGTTAAGGAAACCGCGTTTAAGATCGCGGTTAACAACGCGAAGACGATTCCGAGCGAGAATCGATACTTATAACGTACGGAATACGATAGAAGTCTGAAAAAAAACTTCATAGCTCCTGGACGATTGAGGAAAAGTTTCTGACCAGATCCAGTCCGGCGCTGGTCATGATGGATTCCGGATGAAATTGAACTCCGTAAAGATGCTTTTTGGTTTTGTGACGAACGCCCATGATCACGCCGTCGTGCGTTTTGGAAGCGACTTCCAATTCCTTCGGCATACTTTCGGGTTGAATCACGAGAGAATGATAACGCGTTGCGACGAACGGAGAAGGGACTCCTCTGTAGATGTCCTTACCGTCGTGTTCGATCAAAGAAACCTTACCGTGCATGATCGAAGGTGCGGAAACGATTTTACCGCCGTGAACGAGACCGATCGCCTGATGTCCGAGACAAACCCCGAAGATAGGAAGTTTGCCGCCGAGTTCGCGGATCACGTCCAGACAAACCTTGGAATCTTCGGGACGACCCGGTCCCGGAGAAAGAATGATTCCTTTCGGTTTGAGTTCGTTGATTTCGTTTAACGTGATTTTATCGTTTCGATAAACTTCGACGTCGTTTCCGATCTGACAGAAATACTGATAAAGATTGTATGTGAAAGAATCGTAATTGTCGATGAGGAGAAGCATTACTTCCATTCTCCTTTGAGTCCGTTTCTCGCGAACTCCACCGCTTTCAAAAGTGCGGCCATTTTATTTTTTGTTTCTTCCAGTTCCGACTCGGCGACGGAATCGTACACGACTCCTCCGCCCGCTTGTAAGAATGCGGTGTCTCCGTAGAACACGATCGTGCGGATGATGATCGCGAGATCGCTTTCTCCGGAAAAAGAGATATAACCGAGCGCTCCCGAATAGATCGCGCGGCGTGTGGTCTCCAATTCGTCGATGATTTCCATCGCGCGGATTTTCGGAGCGCCCGAAACAGTTCCGGCCGGAAGAGTCGCGCGGATCAGATCGTAAACGGTTTTTTCCTCGTCGAGTTCGCCCGAACATTGACTCACGATATGCATCACGTGAGAATATTTTTCGATGACTTTGAAGTCGTTCACGCGGACGCTTCCCGGCATACAAACTCTTCCGAGATCGTTGCGTCCTAGATCGACGAGCATGATATGTTCCGCGATTTCCTTCGGATCCGCGAGAAGATTCTCTTCGAGATATTGATCCTCGCTCGCGTTCTTGCCTCGGGGACGGGTTCCGGCGATCGGACGCAAATACGTCTGATTGCCCGCGTATTTCACCATGATTTCGGGAGAACTTCCCACGATCGTGATTTCCCCAAGTTTCAGATAATACATGTAAGGACTCGGATTGACCGTTCTCAAGCCGCGATAGATTTGAAACGGAGAAACCTCCGGTTTAAATTGGAGCTTTCTGGAAGGAACGACTTGAAAGATATCGCCCGCCTTGATGTATTCCTTGGCGCGCTCCACATTCTTCTTATATTCCTCATCCGGAATATTCGGATTTAGTTGTAAAGTTCCGTGGACGGCTTTCGGATTTTTGATTTCATCGGGGATGACTCCGTTTCGGATTTCCTCTTCGATAAAATCGATTTTTTTGAGAGCGGCGTCGTAACATTCTCTGAGAGAATCGAATTCTCCGATCCTTGCGTTGACCACGATTCTTAAAACGTGATCGATATGATCGACCACGAGAAGTTCGTCGCAAATCGCGAAGTAACAATCGGGGGCGTTTTCATCCTCGGGCTTCGTATCGGGAATGTTTTCATAATAACGAACCGCGGAGAAGGACAAAAATCCTACCGCGCCGCCCGCAAACGGAGGCAAACGATAATCCTGAACGTAAACGTCGTCTCCGAGAAGATTTTCCAGAAGCACCAAAGGATCGTATGTGATGATTTCGGTCGCAGGTTCGTCGCCTACGGTGATATAAAAAAGGCCGTTCTTCCCTTGCAGAATCCGGGAAGGCGTTTTTCCCAGAAAGGAATTTCTTCCCAGCTTTTCACCGCCTTCGACGGATTCGAGCAGGAAAGAATTTTTTGACGATTCACATCCCCATTTTGCAAACAGCGAGACCGGGGTCTCCATGTCCAAAAAGACCTGTTTGAAAACGGGGATTAAATTTCCGCGCTCGGCTTGCGCGGAGAATTCCTCGAATGTGAGAGAATAGTCTTTCAGAGGTTCGGTCCCTCGATTCCCTTTCCGTCGGCGAGGAAACGAGAAACGATCATTCTTTGAATTTGCGAAGTTCCTTCGTAGATTTGGAAGATCTTAGCGTCTCTCATTAATTTTTCAACCGGATATTCGGTGTTGAATCCGTATCCGCCAAGAACTTGAACCGCGTCCGTACAAACTCTCATAGCCATATCCGCGCAGAACATCTTCGCGATGGAGGCTTGATACGTGTTTCTGAATCCGTTGTCGATCATCCAAGCGGCTTGATAACAAAGAAGTCTTCCGGCTTCGATATCGCGCGCCATTTCCGCGATCATAAAGGAAATTCCCTGGTTGTCCATGATCGGACGACCGAAGGTATTGCGCGTGTTCGCATAATTGATGGAATGTTCCATCGCGGCTCTTGCGACGCCGACGGCTCCGATCGCAACTCCGGGACGTGTGTGGTCGAAAGCTCCCATCGCGATTTTAAAACCTTCTCCTTCGCGTCCTACCATTTGCCACGCGGGAACTTTCACGTCTTCGAATGTGATTCCGCGTGTGTCGGAACATTTCTGTCCCATGTTGATTTCTTTCTTTCCCATGATGATGCCGGGTGATTTGGCATCTACGATAAAGCCCGTGATTCCTTTGTGGCCCGCGGACGGATCGGTTTTGGTAAGAACGAAAAACCAATCCGCGTAACCCGCGTTGGTGATCCACATTTTGGATCCATTGATGATGTATTCGTCTCCGACTTTTTTTGCGGAGGTGCGGATCGCCGCAACGTCCGAACCCGCGCCCGGTTCGGTTACCGCATAAGCGGCGAGTTTGAATTCTTCCGTCATAGGTTGAACGAATTCTTTTTTGATTCGATCGCTCGCTCCTAAGAGAACCGGGGCTAACGCGAGATTGTTTGCAAGGATTGCGGTCGCCATCGCGGAACAACCCCAGAATAATTCTTCACCGATGATAACATCGTCGAGTTCCGCCATTCCCGAACCGTTGAACTGAGGTTCGATGTGAATGTTCATCAGCCCGATTTCCCAGGCTTTCTTTAAGACTTCAATGGGATATTCTCCCGTATGATCGTGATGTTCCGCGCGAGGACGCATTTCCTCTTTCGCGAATTTTCGGGCGAGTTCGCGTAATTCTTTCTGTTCGCTGGAAAGGGCAAATTCCATTTTAATAGCACACCTTGGTCGAAATTGAACTCGTCCGATGGTTCCGGGCATCCCGCCTGGATCGCCGATAGCCGGTGTCTCATTTCCGGTACAGCCTCGAATTCGGTATTGGAACCTGGATTGAAGAGCTCTGTATGCAGGATTCGAAGGGAATCCTTTACCGTCAAGAAGGTACGAAAGCCAAATGCCTCGTAGAACTTGAAAGAAGGCTTCTATTCGCTGTAGGAACTCCTCGGAATTCCATTCGAGATTGTAGGAACTACTACCTGCGGCCGGATGAATTCGAATTCTTTCCTTCTTCGATTCTAACCTGAAGTTATCCCCTTTTCGGGGGAAATCCAATCGTTTTCAACACCGAAGTTGAAAATGTAGGAACTCCAACTTTTACGAGCCAAACCAGACGACCTCGTCGTTCACCGAAATTTGTAGGAACTCCAACGTTTCCTGCTGAAGGCCGGTCAATTCATCGAAAGTTTTAATGATTTGCGATTCTTAAAATAGAATGGCAAATACAAGAAAAAGAAGAACGCGGTTCCGATCATCTGCATCTGAATCAAATAGTAGGGCCAATCGCCGAGAAGATCAAGAGCGGAGCCTCCATTCGGTTTTGCCATCATATACCCGTAGTTTCCATCAAGCAGATAATCTATGAAGAACGCGGAGACGAAGAAAACCTGGGAATACAAAAACGCCCGTAAAATCGCCCAAGGGCGGGGCTCCAATTTCAAACCGAATACGATATACAAGGAAGCAATAACCAGTCCCGAATGCGCGATAAAAAAGATAAAGAAATAGATATGGGGAAAAGTAACCTGCAGATCGGGCGTTACAACTCCGTTGATCGATCCGCTCATCACCCAAAAATACGAAAGTTCGGCGAACGTTCGATTGTGTGTGAACAACGCAATGGAAGTTACGATCATCGACCAGTTGCAGAATTCCATCGGAAGGTCGTAGCGGATTTCCCAATGACCGGAATCGATCCGATAAATTACGTAGACGATATAATTTACAATCAGAATCGAAGCGATCACGAAACCGATTCTTTTGGAAAGAATTCCGGTTTTGTCCTTCTTCGCGATCCAAATCAAAACGAAGACCAAGAGCGCTGTTAGAAAGAGCAATCCGTAATGAAGATCGGATCCTATTTGAAATCGTTGTTCCATGATTGCAAAGACTTGAAATTCAATTCTTTTTTTGTTTTGGAGAGATCTGTCAATGTAAACAACAAGCGTTTCCTAAAACTAAGCTTCATCCAGTAAAAAAGCCCGGGGAACCCGGGCTTTTCGGCATAAACGGTAAGGAAGAATTCTTCCCACCGTAACGTTCGATTCTCTTATGCTTCCGGATTTTCCAGAACGAGAGCGATCCCCTGACCGCCTCCGATACAAAGAGAAGCCACTCCGTATTTCGCCTTTCTTCTCTTGAGTTCGTATGCGAGAGTGATGGTAACTCTTGCACCCGAAGCTCCAAGCGGATGTCCGATCGCAACCGCACCGCCGTTCACGTTGGTGATCGCAGGATCCAAACCGAGTTCTTTTTGAACCGCGAGATACTGAGCCGCAAACGCTTCGTTGACTTCCACTAAACTCATATCGGAAAGTTTCAATCCCGCTTTTTTCAGAGCGGCAGGAATCGCAAGTGCAGGTCCGATTCCCATCTTCGCAGGATCACAACCCGCATGACCGTAACCGCGAATGATCGCGAGCGGTTTTTTACCGAGTTTCTTGGCGTACGAAGCGGATGCAACGATCGTCGCAGCGGCTCCGTCGTTCAACCCGGAAGCGTTTCCAGCGGTGACCGTTCCACCGTCGCGGAAAACCGCTTTTAAGGTTCCGAGTTTTTCCGCACCCGCAGCGCCTTTGATAAATTCATCTTTTTCTAATGTAACCGGTTTTTTACCGCCGATCGTAACGGGAAGAATCTCCTCTTTCAAACGGCCTTCGTTCGTAGCCTTTTCAGCACGAGTTTGAGAAGTCGCCGCCCACTCGTCTTGTTCTTGTCTGGAAATTTTATATTGGTCCGCAAGATTCTCCGCGGTTTGACCCATGATTAAACCGACAAACTGATCGGTAAGACCTTGTTCGAGAGTGTCTTCGAATTCGGCGGAACCGTAGCGAACTCCCCAACGGGCGTTTCTTACAACGTAAGGCGCGTTGCTCATCGACTCGACGCCGCCCGCGAGAACCGCGTCCGCATCGCCGAGATAAATCTTCTTAGCGGCTTGCACGATCGCTTCCATGCCGGAGCCGCAAAGACGGTTCAACGTCAACGCGGGAACCGCGAGGGGAAGACCGGTTTTCAAACCGATATGACGCGCGAGGTAAATCGCTTCCTTACCGGTCGGAATTACGTTTCCGAAAATCGATTCGCCGATCGCATCCGGAGAAACTCCGGTTTTTTCTAAGATTGCCTTCGAAGCCAAAACTCCCAAATCCACCGCACTGAGGTCCTTGAGAGTTCCTCCAAAATTACCGAACGGGGTTCTAATACCGTCCAGGATGACCGCTTCTTCCATGATTACTCCTAATAACTCTAATATTCTAAATATTGAATGCGCTTACTTCGAGTCGATTCCGTTCGGTTTCGACTCCTGCGTTCGTTTCGGGTCGCGAGCCGTTTCACTGTTTCATTTTCCGCTAATCCGACGTTTTTTACTTTTGATCGAGGCCGTTTCAATCGATACGATATTTCATTTCCTATTTCAGTCCACCTTGCCCGCAACGGGAAACACGAGCTCGAATGGGTTCGCGTGAATTCCCGTTTTGAACATACCGCCTTTGATCGCGTCCGGGAACACGGCTTCGTCGCTCCAAATTTCTTGGATGGTCGCAATTCTTCCCTTGCCCTTCCCGACAAACCGAGTTTGTAGATATCCTTCGGGTGATTTTTGCAATAAGGTGTACGGGAGAATTTTTGTCGAAACCGGAAAGGAAAAACCTTTTGTCGCGATCGTAACACGGAAGAATTCTTTTCCGTTTCGATAAGCGGAAATTTTCGTAAGATTTCCTTCCTTCATCCAAACGAAGTCCGCTCTTTCTTTAGGAATCGCCCAATTGAGAATTCCCTCTTCGACCGATTTTTGACTGGAAACGAAAATTCTCGTGATTCGTTTGTAGGACTCGTCCTTGTATTCGAAGTTTCCGGGGATATAAAGAAGTTCGTAATATGGCCCGACATCGCTCG
It encodes:
- a CDS encoding acetoacetate decarboxylase family protein encodes the protein MLSQKSQIGSSKANKGQHFPAPWDLKGEGFLFPLWAKKDYNREMGFFSDEDSKQYKGGLGSLMLVNYETSDVGPYYELLYIPGNFEYKDESYKRITRIFVSSQKSVEEGILNWAIPKERADFVWMKEGNLTKISAYRNGKEFFRVTIATKGFSFPVSTKILPYTLLQKSPEGYLQTRFVGKGKGRIATIQEIWSDEAVFPDAIKGGMFKTGIHANPFELVFPVAGKVD
- a CDS encoding acetyl-CoA C-acetyltransferase yields the protein MEEAVILDGIRTPFGNFGGTLKDLSAVDLGVLASKAILEKTGVSPDAIGESIFGNVIPTGKEAIYLARHIGLKTGLPLAVPALTLNRLCGSGMEAIVQAAKKIYLGDADAVLAGGVESMSNAPYVVRNARWGVRYGSAEFEDTLEQGLTDQFVGLIMGQTAENLADQYKISRQEQDEWAATSQTRAEKATNEGRLKEEILPVTIGGKKPVTLEKDEFIKGAAGAEKLGTLKAVFRDGGTVTAGNASGLNDGAAATIVASASYAKKLGKKPLAIIRGYGHAGCDPAKMGIGPALAIPAALKKAGLKLSDMSLVEVNEAFAAQYLAVQKELGLDPAITNVNGGAVAIGHPLGASGARVTITLAYELKRRKAKYGVASLCIGGGQGIALVLENPEA